The proteins below are encoded in one region of Pacificitalea manganoxidans:
- a CDS encoding FIST N-terminal domain-containing protein, which yields MTLAQGTSPHRADTHPRAPQALRSAQIDAADPDPVHALKRGLGPGPFAMVTLFVSPDADFARITHEAHQAFPGAEVLACTTAGEIGVTGYVEGQIVAAGFPAALFSTRTVVFDELSDFDPQPSIDRVIRARVAHAEDAPRKLHEFAFLMIDGMSLKEDEVAGAMAAGLGPVPLFGGSAGDGARFGEALVSRNGVIYKNGALLALVRSACRVRVFSLDHLQPTRRRMVVTEADPTARIVHQINAEPAAQEYARVLGHDPAHLTPSTFAAHPVVVRLGGRHHVRAIRRVTEDGSLIFFSAIDEGMVLTLAEPENMATHLQRTLDEMFAEERPETILACDCILRRLEAGEKQMTRDISQILSGARIIGFGTYGEQMGAMHVNHTLTGVAVFAPDPPGDPASTAAPVRSVDLP from the coding sequence TTGACGCTGGCGCAAGGCACATCCCCCCACCGCGCTGATACGCACCCGCGCGCGCCGCAAGCCCTGCGCAGCGCCCAGATCGACGCTGCCGATCCCGATCCGGTGCATGCGCTCAAACGTGGGCTCGGCCCCGGCCCGTTCGCGATGGTCACGTTGTTTGTCAGCCCCGACGCCGATTTCGCCCGTATCACGCATGAGGCGCATCAGGCGTTTCCGGGGGCAGAGGTTCTGGCCTGCACCACCGCTGGCGAGATCGGCGTGACCGGCTATGTCGAAGGGCAAATCGTCGCCGCCGGGTTCCCTGCCGCGCTGTTCAGCACCCGCACCGTTGTGTTCGACGAACTGTCCGATTTCGACCCCCAGCCCTCCATCGACCGGGTGATCCGGGCGCGTGTGGCCCATGCCGAGGACGCCCCGCGCAAACTGCACGAATTTGCTTTCCTGATGATCGACGGCATGTCGCTGAAAGAGGACGAGGTCGCAGGCGCCATGGCCGCCGGGCTGGGTCCGGTGCCGCTGTTTGGCGGCTCTGCCGGTGATGGCGCGCGATTTGGCGAGGCGCTGGTTTCGCGCAATGGGGTGATCTACAAAAACGGTGCGCTGCTGGCGCTGGTGCGCTCCGCCTGCCGGGTGCGGGTGTTCAGCCTCGATCACCTGCAACCCACCCGCCGCCGCATGGTGGTGACCGAGGCCGACCCAACCGCGCGTATCGTCCATCAGATCAATGCCGAACCCGCCGCGCAGGAATATGCCCGCGTGCTTGGCCATGACCCGGCGCACCTGACGCCCTCCACCTTTGCCGCGCATCCGGTCGTCGTGCGGCTTGGCGGGCGTCACCATGTCCGCGCGATCCGCCGGGTGACCGAGGACGGATCGCTGATCTTCTTCTCCGCCATTGACGAAGGCATGGTGCTGACGCTGGCGGAGCCTGAAAACATGGCCACCCATCTACAGCGCACACTGGATGAGATGTTCGCCGAGGAACGCCCTGAAACGATCCTTGCCTGTGACTGCATCCTCCGGCGGCTGGAGGCGGGCGAAAAACAGATGACCCGCGACATTTCGCAGATCCTGTCCGGGGCGCGCATCATCGGGTTTGGCACCTATGGCGAACAGATGGGGGCGATGCATGTCAATCACACGCTGACCGGCGTCGCCGTTTTCGCCCCTGATCCGCCGGGCGATCCCGCGAGCACCGCCGCGCCTGTCCGCTCCGTCGACCTCCCATGA
- a CDS encoding hybrid sensor histidine kinase/response regulator gives MNDLIDPTDSLERQNEKLLRIASALMHRVEQDTDRSGAAYAQFERAALLEDQVRQRTLDLEHTLALLHDSNAELAIANRETERARRDLADAIEAVNEGFALFSPEGLLVMSNSRFCQPMADVVPALQPGLSFEDYIRRVSRSRFLALPEGETPESWAERRIQRHAENHVMLNVRLIWDRWLQVSEHRTGNGGTVVLQTDVTDIMRLEREERSKLLDRQAQMIRATLDHMNQGVCIFDSQSRLVGWNQKVGPLLAVPITRFRLGASFDLLMDRLGTEKGFEADMSTEALRDWAHRPAGRPPLSFEIRQGSHTTLAAFAQEMPDRGFVISFTDVSAERAAARALHEANDLLEQRVLERTLELEDALAAAERANASKSRFVAAASHDLLQPLSAAKLYVSSLAEGDRPAADLAVLAKAESALVSVEQILDALLDISKLESGRAAFDIAAVRLMDILTPLQHELQPLAAQKGLDLRIVPSAAVVESDASFLRRILQNLIGNAIRYTETGRVLVGARRANGGLRIEVWDTGPGIAEADQDMIFQEFHRLGNRASASEGMGLGLAIVERACARLGHPLGMWSEPGTGTGFFVSLPLSTATGREPHQVPGRSGPRLLQDAGLIVLLVENDLDLRRALSLLMEKWGVSVLDVEDPRTALSLLEEIEITPDALLLDYQLGEGGNGLDLLDAIRARYGALPARVISADRSPALQQGCATRGVELLQKPLNTAALERFLIEAAAQVRG, from the coding sequence ATGAACGATCTGATCGACCCGACCGACAGCCTAGAGCGGCAGAACGAGAAGCTTCTACGCATTGCCAGCGCCCTGATGCACCGGGTGGAGCAGGACACCGACCGGTCCGGCGCGGCCTATGCGCAGTTCGAGCGTGCCGCGCTGCTGGAGGATCAGGTCCGCCAGCGCACGCTTGATCTGGAACACACGCTGGCGCTGCTGCACGATTCCAACGCCGAACTGGCCATCGCCAACCGCGAAACCGAACGTGCCCGCCGCGACCTTGCCGATGCCATCGAGGCCGTGAACGAAGGCTTCGCGTTGTTTTCCCCCGAAGGGCTGCTGGTCATGTCCAACAGCCGCTTCTGTCAGCCGATGGCCGATGTGGTGCCTGCCCTGCAGCCCGGTCTTAGTTTTGAGGACTATATCCGCCGGGTGTCACGCAGCCGGTTTCTTGCCCTGCCCGAAGGTGAAACTCCTGAAAGCTGGGCCGAGCGACGCATCCAGCGGCATGCCGAAAACCACGTCATGCTGAATGTGCGGCTGATCTGGGACCGCTGGTTGCAGGTGTCCGAACACCGCACCGGCAATGGCGGCACGGTTGTGTTGCAAACCGACGTGACAGACATCATGCGGCTGGAACGCGAAGAACGCTCCAAGCTGCTCGACCGGCAGGCGCAGATGATCCGCGCCACGCTGGACCACATGAATCAGGGCGTGTGCATTTTCGACAGCCAGTCGCGGCTGGTCGGGTGGAACCAGAAGGTGGGTCCGCTGCTTGCCGTGCCCATCACCCGCTTTCGACTGGGGGCGAGCTTCGATCTGCTGATGGATCGGCTTGGCACCGAAAAGGGGTTCGAGGCCGATATGTCCACCGAGGCGTTGCGCGACTGGGCGCACCGCCCTGCAGGCCGCCCGCCCCTATCGTTCGAGATCCGTCAGGGCAGTCACACCACGCTCGCGGCCTTTGCGCAGGAAATGCCAGATCGCGGCTTCGTCATCTCGTTTACGGACGTGTCCGCCGAACGCGCCGCCGCCCGCGCGCTGCACGAGGCCAACGACCTGCTGGAACAGCGCGTGCTGGAACGCACACTGGAACTGGAGGATGCGCTCGCCGCCGCCGAACGGGCCAATGCCTCCAAAAGCCGCTTTGTCGCCGCCGCCAGCCATGACCTGCTGCAACCGCTTTCGGCGGCAAAGCTCTACGTTTCCTCTCTGGCCGAAGGCGACCGGCCTGCCGCTGATCTGGCCGTGCTGGCCAAGGCCGAAAGCGCGCTGGTATCCGTCGAACAGATCCTCGACGCGCTGCTCGACATTTCCAAACTGGAAAGTGGCCGTGCCGCATTCGATATCGCCGCCGTTCGGCTGATGGATATCCTGACGCCGCTTCAGCACGAATTGCAGCCGCTTGCCGCGCAAAAGGGTCTGGACCTGCGCATCGTGCCCAGCGCCGCAGTGGTCGAAAGCGATGCTTCGTTCCTGCGGCGCATTCTGCAAAACCTGATCGGCAACGCCATCCGCTATACCGAAACGGGGCGGGTTCTGGTCGGTGCCCGACGCGCCAATGGCGGGCTGCGGATCGAGGTTTGGGATACCGGGCCCGGCATCGCCGAGGCGGATCAGGACATGATTTTTCAAGAGTTCCACCGATTGGGCAACCGCGCCTCAGCCTCCGAAGGGATGGGGCTGGGTCTTGCCATCGTGGAACGCGCCTGTGCCCGGCTGGGGCATCCTTTGGGCATGTGGTCGGAGCCCGGCACCGGCACCGGGTTTTTCGTCAGCCTGCCGCTCAGCACCGCCACCGGCCGGGAGCCGCATCAGGTGCCGGGCCGCTCCGGGCCGCGCCTGCTACAGGATGCCGGTTTGATCGTGCTGCTGGTCGAAAACGATCTGGACCTGCGCCGCGCGCTAAGCCTGCTGATGGAAAAATGGGGCGTCTCCGTGCTCGATGTCGAAGACCCCCGCACCGCGCTGTCCCTATTGGAAGAAATCGAAATCACGCCTGATGCACTGCTGCTTGACTATCAACTGGGCGAGGGCGGCAATGGGCTGGATCTGCTGGATGCGATCCGGGCGCGCTACGGGGCCCTGCCCGCCCGCGTGATTTCTGCGGACCGTTCCCCCGCGCTGCAGCAGGGCTGCGCCACGCGGGGGGTGGAATTGCTGCAAAAGCCGCTGAACACCGCCGCGCTGGAGCGCTTCCTGATCGAGGCCGCGGCGCAGGTCCGCGGCTGA
- a CDS encoding CDP-alcohol phosphatidyltransferase family protein, whose product MLVHLLTATGAVFAMLALLAATAGDWSLMFLWLVVAFAVDGIDGPLARRYDVKTHAPLYDGVLLDLIIDYLTYVFIPAYALFASDLLPGWTGWVAIILITFGSVIYFADTRMKTRDNSFLGFPGCWNMVVLVLFAIRPDFWISLGIVAVLAVAMFLPLKFIHPVRTRRWRALSLPVALAWTGFAAWAAWHGFDPESWAHWGLVVSSVYLLGVGVVQQLLPARETGTGR is encoded by the coding sequence ATGCTCGTGCATCTGCTCACCGCCACGGGGGCGGTGTTTGCGATGCTTGCCCTGCTGGCGGCGACGGCTGGCGACTGGTCGCTGATGTTTCTCTGGCTGGTGGTGGCCTTTGCCGTGGATGGGATCGATGGGCCGCTGGCGCGGCGCTACGACGTCAAAACGCATGCCCCGCTCTATGACGGGGTGCTGCTGGATCTGATCATCGACTACCTGACCTATGTGTTCATCCCGGCCTATGCCTTGTTCGCATCGGATCTTTTGCCGGGCTGGACTGGCTGGGTTGCGATCATCCTCATCACGTTCGGCAGTGTGATCTATTTCGCGGATACCCGGATGAAGACGCGGGACAATTCGTTTCTGGGCTTTCCCGGGTGCTGGAACATGGTGGTGTTGGTGCTGTTCGCGATCCGCCCGGATTTCTGGATCTCATTGGGGATCGTGGCAGTGCTGGCGGTGGCGATGTTCCTGCCGCTGAAATTCATTCACCCCGTGCGCACCCGGCGCTGGCGGGCGCTGTCGCTGCCGGTGGCGCTGGCATGGACCGGGTTTGCGGCTTGGGCGGCGTGGCATGGGTTCGATCCCGAAAGCTGGGCGCATTGGGGGCTGGTGGTCAGCTCGGTCTACCTGCTGGGCGTGGGTGTGGTGCAGCAGCTTCTTCCCGCGCGCGAAACCGGGACGGGCCGTTAG
- a CDS encoding 2-hydroxyacid dehydrogenase has product MPRILITRAMPDRVLERARTLGEVIVEDTPEGVSPDAAREALAAYDIIVPTLGDRFTAEAFAGGDDPRCKLLANFGMGYNHIDIAAARDAGIAVTNTPGAVTDATADVALMLMLMACRRASEGEAMVRAGRWPGWQPTQLLGLHMTGKRLGVIGMGNIGQAVARRAHYGFGMEVLYHNRSAKQVDFPAQQVGDLHEMLGQVDVVVVAVPASPATRHLIDAAALAAMHPHARLVNIARGDIVDETALIAALQGGRLGGAGLDVYEHEPEVPQALRDMPNVSLLPHLGTSALEVREAMGAVALDNVEAHLAGRDLPNAV; this is encoded by the coding sequence ATGCCGCGCATCCTAATTACCCGCGCCATGCCCGACAGGGTGCTGGAGCGCGCAAGGACATTGGGCGAGGTCATCGTCGAGGATACGCCCGAAGGCGTGAGCCCGGATGCGGCCCGCGAAGCGCTGGCAGCCTATGACATCATCGTGCCGACGCTTGGCGACCGGTTTACGGCCGAGGCCTTCGCCGGGGGCGACGATCCGCGCTGCAAATTGCTGGCGAATTTCGGCATGGGCTATAACCATATCGATATTGCCGCCGCGCGTGACGCCGGGATCGCGGTGACCAACACTCCCGGCGCGGTCACCGATGCGACCGCGGATGTGGCGCTGATGCTGATGCTGATGGCCTGTCGCCGCGCGTCCGAGGGCGAGGCAATGGTGCGCGCGGGGCGCTGGCCGGGCTGGCAGCCGACGCAGCTTCTGGGTCTGCACATGACGGGCAAGCGGCTGGGCGTGATCGGCATGGGCAATATCGGGCAGGCGGTGGCGCGGCGCGCGCATTACGGTTTTGGCATGGAGGTGCTGTATCACAACCGCTCCGCCAAGCAGGTCGATTTCCCGGCGCAGCAGGTCGGGGATCTGCACGAGATGCTGGGGCAGGTCGATGTGGTGGTGGTCGCGGTGCCTGCCTCGCCCGCGACGCGGCACCTGATCGACGCGGCGGCGCTGGCGGCGATGCATCCGCATGCGCGGCTGGTCAATATCGCCCGCGGTGACATTGTTGATGAGACTGCGCTGATCGCGGCATTGCAGGGAGGCCGCTTGGGCGGTGCCGGGCTGGATGTCTACGAGCACGAACCTGAGGTGCCGCAGGCGCTGCGCGACATGCCCAACGTGTCGCTGCTGCCGCATCTGGGCACCTCCGCGCTGGAGGTGCGGGAAGCGATGGGGGCCGTGGCGCTCGATAATGTCGAGGCGCATCTGGCGGGGCGGGATTTGCCTAATGCGGTCTGA
- a CDS encoding tRNA-binding protein: MSGANDIATQIGFDDFMKVDIRVGTITRAEPYPEARKPAIKLWVDFGGEIGEKKSSAQITAHYDPETLPGRQVVAVVNFPPRQIGKVMSEVLVLGVPDANGEVVLLGPSTEVPDGGRMF; this comes from the coding sequence ATGAGTGGGGCCAATGACATCGCCACGCAGATCGGCTTCGACGATTTCATGAAGGTTGATATCCGGGTCGGCACCATCACCCGCGCCGAACCCTACCCGGAGGCACGCAAGCCCGCGATAAAGCTGTGGGTCGATTTCGGAGGCGAGATCGGCGAGAAGAAAAGCTCCGCCCAGATCACCGCGCATTATGACCCCGAAACCCTGCCGGGCCGTCAGGTCGTGGCAGTAGTCAATTTCCCGCCGCGCCAGATTGGCAAGGTCATGTCGGAGGTTCTGGTGCTGGGCGTGCCGGACGCCAACGGCGAGGTCGTGTTGCTGGGCCCGTCGACCGAGGTGCCCGATGGCGGGAGGATGTTCTGA
- the proC gene encoding pyrroline-5-carboxylate reductase, whose amino-acid sequence MDMDSIRERGLVLLGCGKMGSAMLKGWLAGGLPSASVTVLDPKPSDWLQGIEGLRLNADLPDNPALVLIAVKPQMMGDALPRIAALGGGGTLFVSVAAGTPIAAFENAFGADSPIIRAMPNTPAAVGRGITALIGNAKAGEDHMALAERLLSAVGDVVRLDSEAQMDAVTGVSGSGPAYVFHLIEAMAAAGEAEGLDRELALRLARATVSGAGELARLSEDPPSVLRENVTSPNGTTAAALEVLMDENSGLPPLMARAIRAAAARSKELSQ is encoded by the coding sequence ATGGACATGGACAGCATCAGGGAGCGCGGGCTGGTTCTGCTCGGCTGCGGAAAAATGGGCTCGGCGATGCTGAAAGGCTGGCTCGCCGGAGGTTTGCCAAGCGCGTCTGTAACGGTGCTCGACCCCAAGCCGTCAGACTGGCTGCAAGGGATCGAAGGTCTGCGCCTGAATGCCGATCTGCCGGATAATCCCGCTCTGGTCCTGATCGCGGTGAAGCCGCAGATGATGGGCGATGCGCTGCCGCGGATCGCGGCTTTGGGCGGCGGCGGCACCCTGTTCGTTTCCGTCGCGGCGGGCACACCGATCGCGGCGTTTGAAAACGCGTTCGGTGCAGACAGCCCCATCATCCGGGCGATGCCCAACACCCCGGCAGCCGTCGGGCGCGGGATCACCGCCCTGATCGGCAATGCCAAGGCGGGCGAAGATCACATGGCGCTGGCCGAACGCCTGCTGTCAGCCGTGGGCGACGTGGTGCGGCTGGACAGCGAAGCGCAGATGGATGCGGTCACCGGCGTGTCCGGGTCCGGCCCGGCCTATGTGTTCCACCTGATCGAAGCGATGGCGGCGGCGGGCGAGGCCGAAGGGCTGGACCGGGAGCTGGCGCTGCGATTGGCGCGGGCCACCGTGTCGGGCGCGGGCGAATTGGCGCGCCTGTCCGAAGATCCGCCTTCGGTCCTGCGTGAAAACGTGACCTCGCCCAATGGCACGACGGCGGCCGCGCTTGAGGTCTTGATGGACGAGAACAGCGGACTGCCGCCCTTGATGGCACGCGCAATCCGCGCCGCAGCAGCCCGGTCGAAGGAGCTGTCGCAATGA
- the ileS gene encoding isoleucine--tRNA ligase, translating to MCADTPNTDTAAPDYKDTLTLPETDFPMRAGLPKREPEWLDRWARLGVYDRLRAQAGDRTPFVLHDGPPYANGHLHIGHALNKTIKDMVVRSQQMMGRDARYVPGWDCHGLPIEWKIEEQYRKKGRNKDEVDVIDFRQECRRFAEGWINVQREEFKRLGITGNWADPYLTMNFHAEAVIAAEFQKFLMTGTLYQGSKPVMWSPVEKTALAEAEVEYHDKESFTIWVKFRVSDFGSPEDDRSFEEESDEDREAVLKALTATAEKFVGAHVVIWTTTPWTIPSNKAVVYGADYDYGLYEVTGTPDECWLAVGERYILADKLAARTFERARLSEGQYRRVSDVSAEQLSRMTLHHPLAGAEGANGEWDAPRDFRAADFVTDEEGTGFVHCAPSHGMEEYELYRDLGMLEQVITYNVMDDGGFRADLPFFGGKYILNRKGGEGDANKAVIDKLTSVGGLMARGKIKHSYPHSWRSKAPVIFRNTPQWFAAIDRPVGDGQNQNGKTIRERALTCIDQVAWTPQAGRNRLHSMMEGRPDWVLSRQRAWGVPLTCFTRKGSLPTDPDFLLRDEAVNARICAAFEEEGADAWYKPGAKERFLGDEYAPDEWDQVFDILDVWFDSGSTHAFVLRDREDGAADGIADLYLEGTDQHRGWFHSSMLQACGTKGRAPYRGVLTHGFTLDEKGNKMSKSLGNTIAPDDVVKQYGADILRLWVAQTDYTSDQRIGPEILKGVADSYRRLRNTMRFMLGNLHGFTAANAVEPAQMPELERWVLHRLAELDAKVREGYAAYDFQGVFQALFNFATVDLSSVYFDIRKDTLYCDPEDSLGRRAALTVLDLLYHRLTTWLAPILVFTMEEVWLERFPGEDSSVHLVDFPDTPTAWRDEALAAKWAGIRQARRVVTAALEVQRRDKVIGASLEAAPIVHVEDNSLRAALETVPFADICITSAIEVSGAPAPDGAFRLPEIPGIAVVFAEASGDKCQRCWKILPDVGDHTHPATCARCDAALD from the coding sequence ATGTGCGCCGACACGCCCAACACCGACACCGCCGCCCCCGATTACAAAGACACGCTGACGCTTCCGGAAACCGACTTTCCGATGCGCGCCGGTCTGCCCAAGCGCGAGCCCGAATGGCTCGACCGTTGGGCCCGGCTTGGCGTTTATGACCGCCTGCGCGCACAGGCAGGCGACCGCACCCCCTTCGTGCTGCATGACGGCCCGCCCTATGCCAACGGGCATTTGCATATCGGTCACGCCCTGAACAAGACGATCAAGGACATGGTCGTGCGCAGCCAGCAGATGATGGGCCGCGACGCGCGCTATGTGCCGGGCTGGGATTGCCATGGACTGCCTATCGAATGGAAAATCGAGGAGCAGTATCGCAAGAAGGGCCGCAACAAGGACGAGGTCGACGTGATCGACTTCCGTCAGGAATGCCGCCGCTTTGCCGAAGGCTGGATCAACGTCCAGCGCGAGGAATTCAAGCGTCTGGGCATCACCGGCAACTGGGCCGATCCCTACCTGACGATGAATTTCCACGCCGAGGCGGTGATCGCGGCGGAGTTCCAGAAATTCCTCATGACCGGCACGCTCTATCAGGGCTCGAAACCCGTCATGTGGTCGCCGGTCGAAAAAACCGCACTGGCCGAGGCCGAGGTCGAGTATCACGACAAGGAAAGCTTCACCATCTGGGTGAAATTCCGCGTCAGCGATTTCGGCTCGCCCGAGGATGATCGCTCCTTCGAGGAAGAGTCCGACGAGGATCGCGAAGCGGTGCTGAAGGCGCTGACCGCCACGGCGGAGAAGTTCGTGGGCGCGCATGTCGTGATCTGGACCACCACGCCGTGGACCATCCCGTCCAACAAGGCCGTGGTTTACGGTGCGGATTATGACTACGGGCTTTATGAGGTGACCGGAACGCCCGACGAATGCTGGCTTGCCGTGGGCGAACGCTACATCCTTGCCGATAAGCTGGCCGCGCGCACCTTCGAGCGCGCGCGCCTGTCCGAGGGCCAGTATCGCCGCGTGAGCGATGTCAGCGCCGAACAACTGTCGCGTATGACCCTGCACCACCCGCTGGCCGGCGCCGAAGGCGCGAATGGCGAATGGGACGCGCCCCGCGATTTCCGCGCCGCCGATTTCGTCACCGACGAAGAAGGCACCGGCTTTGTCCATTGCGCGCCCTCCCACGGGATGGAGGAATACGAGCTTTACCGCGATCTGGGCATGCTGGAGCAGGTCATCACCTATAACGTGATGGACGATGGCGGCTTCCGCGCCGATCTGCCCTTCTTCGGCGGCAAGTACATCCTCAATCGCAAGGGCGGCGAAGGCGATGCCAACAAGGCGGTGATCGACAAGCTCACGTCCGTCGGGGGCCTGATGGCGCGCGGCAAGATCAAGCACAGCTATCCGCATTCGTGGCGGTCCAAGGCGCCAGTGATCTTCCGCAATACGCCGCAGTGGTTCGCCGCCATCGACCGCCCCGTGGGCGACGGGCAGAACCAGAACGGCAAGACCATCCGCGAACGGGCGCTGACCTGCATCGATCAGGTGGCGTGGACCCCGCAGGCGGGCCGCAACCGCCTGCATTCGATGATGGAAGGGCGCCCCGACTGGGTGTTGTCCCGTCAGCGCGCATGGGGCGTGCCGCTCACCTGTTTCACCCGCAAAGGCAGCTTGCCCACCGATCCCGACTTCCTCCTGCGCGACGAGGCCGTGAACGCGCGGATCTGCGCGGCGTTTGAGGAAGAAGGCGCGGATGCGTGGTATAAACCGGGGGCGAAAGAGCGTTTCCTCGGCGACGAATATGCCCCTGACGAGTGGGATCAGGTCTTCGACATTCTCGACGTGTGGTTTGACAGCGGCTCCACCCATGCCTTCGTGCTGCGCGACCGCGAAGACGGCGCCGCCGATGGCATTGCCGATCTCTACCTCGAAGGCACCGACCAGCATCGCGGCTGGTTCCATTCCTCGATGTTGCAGGCCTGCGGCACCAAGGGCCGTGCCCCTTATCGCGGTGTGCTGACCCACGGGTTCACGCTCGACGAGAAGGGCAACAAGATGTCCAAATCGCTGGGCAACACAATCGCGCCCGACGATGTGGTCAAGCAATACGGTGCGGACATCCTGCGACTCTGGGTGGCGCAGACCGATTACACTAGCGATCAGCGCATCGGCCCGGAGATCCTGAAAGGCGTCGCTGACAGCTACCGCCGCCTGCGCAACACCATGCGGTTCATGCTGGGCAACCTGCATGGGTTCACCGCGGCAAATGCCGTTGAACCGGCGCAGATGCCCGAGCTGGAGCGCTGGGTTCTGCACCGGCTGGCGGAACTGGATGCCAAGGTCCGCGAAGGCTATGCCGCCTATGACTTCCAAGGGGTGTTTCAGGCGCTCTTCAACTTCGCCACCGTGGACCTGTCGAGCGTCTATTTCGACATCCGCAAGGACACGCTTTACTGCGATCCCGAGGACAGCCTTGGCCGCCGCGCCGCGCTGACCGTGCTGGATCTGCTTTACCACCGGCTGACGACGTGGCTTGCGCCGATCCTTGTCTTCACGATGGAAGAAGTCTGGCTGGAGCGCTTCCCCGGTGAAGACAGCTCGGTTCACCTTGTCGATTTCCCCGACACGCCCACCGCATGGCGGGATGAGGCGCTGGCCGCGAAATGGGCGGGCATCCGTCAGGCCCGCCGTGTGGTCACCGCCGCGCTGGAGGTTCAGCGCCGGGATAAGGTGATCGGCGCTTCGCTGGAGGCCGCTCCGATTGTTCATGTGGAAGATAACAGCCTGCGGGCCGCACTAGAAACGGTGCCCTTTGCGGATATCTGCATCACCTCCGCGATCGAGGTATCCGGCGCACCGGCGCCCGACGGCGCTTTCCGCCTCCCGGAAATCCCCGGCATCGCGGTCGTCTTCGCCGAAGCCTCGGGTGACAAGTGCCAGCGCTGTTGGAAAATCCTCCCCGATGTGGGCGATCACACGCATCCTGCCACCTGCGCACGCTGCGACGCCGCGCTGGACTGA